The Dehalococcoides mccartyi CG5 genome contains the following window.
CTACCAGTATTACGGATATACCTGCATTCAGGGCTATATCTGTCCAGCCGGCATCATAAACACTCAGGTCTACCACCGGTTTTAAAATATAATAGGTAGGGAAGAAGTAGCCTATCCACTGGGGTATTTGGGGGAAAAGGTAGATAAAGGCCGGTCCGAAAAGGAGCAGTCCGCCAAACTTCCAGACGGCAAAGAGGGTGTTCATATCCTTTATGAAAGCACCTGCCAACAGCCCCAGCAGCGAGGCCATCAGCGAGCCCAATCCCAGCATAAGTATCAGGGGCAAAGGGGAGTTGCCGAAAGCGGAATTCAAAGCCAGTATAATCAGACCCATTACTACGCCCAGCAAAGTGCCTATCGCCCCCTTGGCGGTAAATATTTCGCCCAGAGTGGCCGGAGTGATATTGACCGCTTCCAGAGTGCGTTTTTGCTTTTCATCTATAAGGGAACTGGCCGGCAGCATTAGCCCGCTGAAGAACATGGCCATAAGCACTACGAAGGGGAATAACCGGTCAGCCCAGGGTACGTTCATCTCATCTCCCAGAGAGATGGAGTTTATTTCCACCGGTACGTTGGCACCCGTAATCTGCCGGGCGGTATCCGCCAGCACCGCCGGGATAATCATGCGGCTTTTAGCCAGACTTTCGCCCCAAACATAGGCATTGGCCTTGAGGGTATTGGTCTGGATAAGAGAAGTATCAAAATCTGCCGGCAGTACCAGCCCCATGTCTACTGCGCCGCTGGTAGCGGCTTCCTTCAGGGCGGCTTCGTCAGGGTATTCCTTTATCAGCAGGGTATTATTTTCTTTGAGCAGGTTTACAATCTGGGAGTTGCCCAAATCAGTCAGCCCCAGCTTGGGTTTTTCTGAAAAAATGTTGCCGAAGGCCAGAGATATAAACAGGGAAATAAGTATGGGGGTTACCACCACCATAATAAAGGTGACATCTTTCGGCCCGTGGATTACCTCACGGTTAAAAAGGGTGATTATATGTTTTATGCTCATTGGTAACGCCTCCGCAGGACAACAATACCGGCTGTTACTATTACGGCAGTAAATCCCACTAGGATAAGCAGGTTGCCGCCTACCACACTAAGGTCTGCCCCGTAGTTAACCACCCGGTTTACGGTATCTGTCAGGTAGTACGAGGGTATTACCTTAGCCCAGCTGCTGATAAGGCCGGGGAACATTATGCCCATGCCGGGTATGGCCAAGATTATAAAGAGCAACATGCCCCAGGCGGTTACTGACATAAGGCTTTTGGTAAGTGAGGCCAGCAGGAAGCCCAGACCCGTTACCATAAGGCTGCCCAGCAGGAGTACGCCAAGGGTAATAAGCGGCTGGGAGTTGAATCCGCCAACCAGCAGCATAAAGAGAACCACCTGCCCCAGTGCCATGCCTACCCCTATTATGCCTTTGGCGGCAAAGAGTTCAGGTACGGTCATGGGGGTTACCAGCAATGCTCTGGCTGTGCCCTGTTCGTTCTCTTCGGCAATCAGGCTGGCCAGACTGAGTATTTCCATCATTAAAATAAATATTGCCAGCAGGGGCACCATACGGTTACGCATGGGTATTTGTTCACCCAGCATATCCTGTCCCATTACCTGCTCATTGGTATCAAAGGTAAGTGACTGCCCGGTCTGGATATAGGAAAGCTCTTTTACCAGACTGATAACTGCATCACGCAGTTCAAGAGGGGCGGACGAGGCATAATATATTTCTATTTCAGGTTTACCGCCGGAAGCCCATGTCTGCATGATATCTGCCGGCAGGACAATGGCTACCTGTGAATCACCGTTCTCAACCGCTGCCTTGGCCTCCTCCAGCGAGGCGTAACTGGTCAGGCTGCTTGCCGGGTCAGCTACCAGAATCGAAAAAGCCGGGGGCATGACCGGTGCATATATACCCGCTTTAAGCTGTTCGTCTACCTTGTTGGGCATTATAAAGAAGATAATGATATAAAATACCAGCCCGACAATAGTCATCAGCATATAAAAGCGGTTTTGAAGGAAAAGGGAAAAATCCTTTTTCAGCAGGGCTTTTATAACGCTAAAGTTCATTCAGTCAACCTCCGTCCGGTTATCTTTATAAAGATATCCTCCAGAGTGGCTTCTTCACTGTGCAGGGTCAGCACCCGCTCACTGCTGAGTAGTTTGCTAACCTCCTCGGCTGTCTTGCCGGTATCCAAGGCTATTTCCCTGTTTTCCAGCTGGCCGTTTGCACTTTTTACTTTGGCTATAAGAGAGCGTTTGCCGTACTGCTGTTTTAAGTTAACCGGGGCATCAAGTGCGGCAATAGAGCCTTCGTTGATAAAGGCCACCCGGTCACACAGCTTGTCGGCTTCCCACATGTCATGGGTGGTCAAAAATATGGTAGCCCCCCGCTTGCGTTCTTCCAGTATGATGTCACGGATAGACTCTGAAGATACAGGGTCAAGCCCGGAGGTTGGTTCGTCCATAAAGAGTATACTGGGGGTATTTACCAGTGAGCGGGCTACCATAAGGCGTTGCTTCATACCCTTGGAGTAACCGGCTACTTTGTCTTTTTCCCGTCCGGCCAGCCCCACTCTTTTTAAAAGGGCATAACCGTTAAAACTATTCACCCCGAAAAGGTCAGCAAAAAGCTGGAGGTTTTCCAGAGCGGTCATTTGTTCGTACAGATTGGTCTGTTCAAAACAGATACCTATCCGTCGGTGGATTTCTTCGGTATCTTTAGCCACATCAAATCCCAGCAGGGTAGCCCGGCCGTCCTTTGGCCTGAGCTGTCCGGTCAGCATTTTCTGGGTGGTGGTTTTGCCTGCCCCGTTCGGGCCCAGAAAACCCAGAATTTCACCTTGGGTAACCTCAAAGCTTATCTGGTTTACCGCTTTTAGGTCTCCATACCAGTAACTAAGCTTTTCCACTGAAATTGATATTTGACTCATCAGTTACTCCTTCAGCCAGTTTTTGCGTGCCCGCTCTTGATATCCGGGATAAGGCAAGCGTCTTTTTTAAAAAATCCGTACATCATTATTCGGGAAAGTTCCATCATAAGGTTTATTTTTTCTTTGGCGGGTTCAAATAAGGCGGCATTGGCGTTGAAGCCGTCACGCACCACTTTCAGGTAAATGAATACCGCTTCCTCCGAAAGGGACGGGTCTACGTATCCTTCGGCTTTGCCGTCTGCTATCAGTTTCTGCCACATAGGCTGGATTTCTTGTTGGTAGATTTCCTGTATCAGGGCGGTTACGTCATCATCCATGTGTACCAGTTTTTTCAGTATCTCTTCCGGCATTTTGCCAGCCATATCGTTCTTGTTGGATAGTATGAGCTGTATTTTAGCGGGAAAGGGCAGGGGACGGGCCATGATATCTTTTGCTTGAATAAGGCTGGTGTCTATTATTTTTTCCACTACTCCATGCACCAGAGCTTTCCTGCCGCCGAAATTATTGTAAATGGTGGTGGGGGAAACTTTGGCCTTAACGGCTATATCTTCAATACTCACCTTGCCGGCATCATGCGAGTTTAAAAAAAGGTGAGTGGCGGCGGAGAGTATTTTGTCACGGCTGGTATTGCTCTGTTTGGCTTTAGCCAAGTGAATATTCCCCCTCTCCAATGTGTATCAATTGTAGTAATACTATAACTTTACTACAATTAAGTCAATATCTTTTTCGGGGAAATATTTTCCGAAATCTGCAATAAATATTTCTATGCCTGCTGCAAATAGAAAAGGGGGGTTAAAACCCCCTTTTTACGTTCAGATATTGCAGAATGGTTAAACCAGCATTTCATCCCGCACTACTTTGGCTGATTGTGGTTTGGCAAACATATCCATCAGGGTCAGGGCAAAATCCATGGCGGCCTGAGGGCTTCGCCCGGTAATCAGCCTGCCCTCTACCTTTACCCGCAGGTCACAGGCGGTGCAATTTTTCAAAAGGTGCTTAACCCCCGGATATATGGCAACCTCTTTGCCGTCTATCACTCCGGCTCTGGAGAGTACTGCCGGCCCGGCACAAATAGCCGCCATGTATTTGTTTTCGGCATGGGCGGTGCGGATAAGTTCAAGTACCCTCTGGTCTTTGCCCATATTTATAAAGCCCGGATTGCCGCCGGGCAGAACCAGCACTTCGTAATCAGTGGTCTTCAGGTCATCTATATGCATATCCGGCATTATACGGATTCCTCTTGAGCCGCCGGTAAGGTCGTTTTTAAGTCCTACTATCTTGACCTCAAGGTCTGCGCGCCGGAGAATATCCGTAATAGTGCAGAATTCTATTTCTTCAAAACCCTCGGCTAACAAAACGGCAAAACGGCTCATAGTTTCCTCCGGAAATAAATAAAAATAGTGATACCCGCACGCGGGCAGTTAGCACCTTTGGAGGGTTAACATTATATGCCAGAAATTTGCCGAAGTGAAATGTGCCTTTTTTCAGCTATAAAGACACAGGTTTTCAGAGTTTCGGGGTGAACGGCTAATGCTTGCCGTTTCTTGACAGTGCAAGGAGGCTAAGATAGAATAAACTTCACTTTCTATCTTTTTGCCTCAGTATTTTCTTTTATCCTTTCTGAGCAGCAACCGGAATTATTAATATAGACGGTAGGGTTAATAATATGGGTATAAAGATTACAGATACCACTCTGCGGGATGCGCACCAATCACTGATAGCTACCCGAATGCGTACCCGTGACATGATTGATATTGCTGCCCGGCTGGATAAGGCCGGCTTTCACTCGCTGGAGGTCTGGGGCGGTGCTACATTTGACTCCTGTATCCGCTTTCTGAACGAAGACCCGTGGGAACGCCTCCGCCTGATACGCCAAAAAGCTCCCAACACCCCTCTCCAGATGCTCCTCAGAGGGCAGAATCTGGTGGGATACCGCCATTATGCAGACGACGTGGTACGTGAATTTGTCCGTTTGTCAGTTAAAAACGGGATAGATATTTTCCGGGTTTTCGATGCGCTGAATGATATCCGCAATATGGAAGTTTCCATTCAAACTGCCAAAGAGCTTAAAGCCCATGTTCAGGGGACTATCTGCTATACCACCAGTCCCATTCACACCGTGGAGAAGCTGGCCGAAATGGCAGTGGAGCTGGAAAAGATGGGTTGTGATTCCATATGTATTAAAGACATGGCCGGGCTTATTACTCCCACCGCCGCCGCCCAGCTGGTCAAGTCCATAAAATCCAAGGTCAAACTGCCGGTAGACCTGCATTCACATTGTACCAGCGGAATGGCACCCTTAGCTTATTATGCAGCGGCTGAGGCCGGGGTGGATATAATAGATACCGCCTTCTCCGCTTTTGCCTGGGGTACTTCCCAGCCCACCACCGAAAGTTTTGTGGCCGCTTTTAAGGGTACGAAACTGGATACCGGGCTTGATCTGGAACTTATGAGTGAAATAGGTGAGGAATTTAACAAAATAAGTGCCTCTTATCGTTGCCTTTATACCTGCGAAGCCACCCAGCCGAGTATCAGCGTGCTCCTTCACCAGATACCCGGCGGCATGATATCAAACTTGGTCAGCCAGCTTCGCCAGCAAAATGCCTTTGACAAACTGTCAGAGGTACTGGCTGAAGTGCCCAGAGTCAGGGCTGATTTGGGTCATCCCCCATTAGTTACCCCGTCAAGCCAGATTGTGGGTACTCAGGCTATTTTAAATGTGCTGAGCGGCGAACGCTATAAACAGGTGACCAAAGAGACCAAAAACTATCTCATGGGGTATTACGGCAAGATACCCGGTAAAGTAAACGAAGATATCCGCAAGGCTATTATAGGGGATGAAAAACCCATCAGCGTCAGGCCGGGGGCTTTGCTGGAACCAGAACTGCCCAAGATGAAAGCCGAAGGCGAAAAGCTGGGTATACTCAAAACCGAAGAAGACCTTTTGACTTATGCCATGTATCCGGAGGTAGCCGCCAAGTTCCTCAAGGGTGAGTGCAAGGAAGAGTGCCTTCTGCCGTCTACACCTGAGGCAGCCAAACCGGTCAAGACTGAAGCGAAGCCTGTACCTGCCTTTAGTGGTTCGGCTGAATACAGTGTTGAGGTGGATGGAGAGGTCTTTACAGTCAAGGTTTCTGCCAAGGCTGGAGTTGCTGGGGAAGCCCCTAAAGCGCTCAAACCTACTGCCTCTCATCCAGGAGCTATTGTCTCCCCCATGCAGGGTATGCTCCTTTCGCTAAAGGTGAAGGAAGGGGATAAGGTAACCGAGGGTGAAGTGGTAGCCACCATTGAGGCTATGAAAATGGAAAATGATGTCTGTGCCACTGTAAACGGGGTGGTTGTGGAAATATATGCCTATGAAGGCGAAGTAGTGGGCAGCAAAGACGTTATCATGGTGATAGAGCCAGATGCTTAACAAGATACTGGTTGCCAACCGGGGTGAAATAGCTATACGGGTCATGCGTGCCTGCCGTGAGCTGGGTATTAAAACAGTGGCGGTTTATTCCGATGCCGATAAAGGTGCTCTGTTTGTAAAATATGCTGATGAAGCTTATCATATCGGCCCTTCCCAGCTGTCCGAGAGCTACCTGAATATTAAAAAGATAGTGGCTGTGGCCAAAAAATCAGGCGTAGACGGGGTTCATCCCGGATACGGCTTTTTATCTGAAAATCCCGGTTTTGCTCTGGCTCTGGAAAAAGCCGGAATTAAATTTGTAGGTCCAAGCAGCCGGGTTATAGAACTGATGGGCAACAAGATTGCCGCCAGGCGTGAGATGAAAAAGGCGGGTGTGCCGGTACTGCCCGGTACGGAGGGCTGTGTTTCAGGTATTGAACAGGCCACCGAGGCGGCAGCGGCTATCGGCTATCCGGTTATTATAAAACCCAGCGGCGGCGGCGGTGGTATCGGCATGCGGGTGGCTAATGGCCCGGATGAACTTAAAGATGCTATAGAGTCTTCTCAGAAAGTGGCCGGCAACACCTTTGGTCTGGCCGAAGTGTATATTGAAAAATACATATCCAATCCCCGCCATATAGAAATACAGATAATGGGTGATTCACAGGGCAACATAGTTTATCTGGGTGAGCGGGAATGTTCTATCCAGCGGCGTTATCAGAAACTCATCGAAGAATCCCCTTCCCCCGTTATTACCCCTGAGCTTCGCAAGAAGATGGGCGAAGTGGCGGTAAAGGCCGGTAAATGGGTTAACTATGAAGGTGCCGGCACTATTGAATTTATTTTTTCAAACGGGCAGTTCTATTTCCTTGAGGCCAATACCCGTGTACAGGTAGAACACCCTGTTACCGAAATGGTAACAGGCATAGATATAGTCAAAGAACAGATAATGGTAGCTTCCGGCAGTGAGCTTTCATTCAAACAGGAAGAAGTTGAGATGCGGGGCTGGGCTATAGAGTGCCGTATCAATGCCGAAGATCCCTTGAACGAGTTTGCTCCCTCGGCTGCCAAGCTCAAAGGCTATCGTTCACCCGGCGGTATCGGAGTCCGGGTGGATAGCGGTGTTCATACCCGCTATAACATACCCTATCTGTATGACCCCATGATATCCAAGCTGATTGTTTGGGGACGCACCCGCGAAGAAGCCATAGCCCGCATGCGGCGTGCCCTGTACGAATACATCATAGTAGGGGTAAAGACCAATATTCCTTTCCATAAGGCGGTTATGGTTAACCCTAACTTTGTAGCCGGCAATCTGCATACTCATTTCATTGAGAAGGAAACTACCCTGTTGGATGAAATGAAACGCATTATGAGTGAAGAACAGCCTCTGGAAGAGAAGCTGTCCGAGATATTTGACGATACCCGGCGGATTGCCGCTATTGCGGCGGTTACTGCCCTGACCCAGTTGCCGGCTGAAATTGACGAAGATGAGATAACCGGCGTTTAAAGGTTTTTCTTTAAACGCCCAATCTCTTTCTGGATTTCCTTGCTTTCCCAGTCACTTTCATCACGCATAAAGCCGAAAACGCTCAGGAAGTGGAAAATCAGTCCTATACCCCAGCCCCCCAGAGGGAAGATAAACCAAGGGTACGAGCTGCCGGTAAATGCCCAGATGCCGATAATCATGGCGTTTATTACTACATATACCGAAAGGTGATTGTAAAAATCCTTCTTTTCCTTTACCCGTTTTTGGGCAATACGGTAGATTTCATCATCGTTTAGCTGTTTCATCTTGTCTGCCTTTCTTCATCTGGAATTATGATTTATTTTTCAGGTGTTATCAAGTCTCTGCAGGAAAATTCGGGCATAAAAAAACTGCCGGGTTTGAAGCCGGCAGTCTGCAAATAATAGCATTAACTCTTTAAGTAGAAAGTTTGGCAATGGCAGCGGCCAGTATCATCAGGCCTATGGCAATGGGCAGAATACGGATAGCGTAGTTGTATACACTATTCTTTTCTTCCAGAGCGGCTGCCTCTGCCTTGCGTTTCTTGGCGGCAGCCTCATAACCGTAACCGTTGGTAATAGCATCCCAGTAACAGGCATCTACACACCGTCCGCAGTAAGTGCAACTGGAGGTATCCAGACTATAGTCATGTACCTGATGGACAATATCACACCTAAGGCATCTCTGAGCCTCTTTTTTGGCAGCATTGGGAGACAGGGTTTTTTCAATTTCCACCTTGTCACCGCCGGCCTGTTTAACCAGATTAAGCTCTACCTGAGAGCGGTTTTGACCCTTGGGTTCGCCAAGTGGTTTGATGGTTTTTTCAGGCGGAGCCAGAGTTTCATCCAGATTGCCTTCGCCCCCTAAATATTTGTCAATCAGACCGGCTACCGAACGTCCGGCGGCCATAGCCTCAATAACCGAACGGGCACCGCTGATGCCGTCACCGGCGGCAAATACGCCGGGCTGAACCACAGACAGATAATCCGAACCGGGTTTATCATTTTGGGCTACAGTGGTGATAATGGTATCTGCAGATATCAAACGGCGGGTATCGTTTATTATTTCATAATGGAGTTTATTTTCTTTGTCATATCCGTAAGAACGGATACGGAACAGTTCAACTCCCTCAATCTTGTCATTTAGCTTTACCAGCTTTACAAAATCCAGCGAAGGTTGAACAGTTACGCCCGCATCTATAGCGCGGTCAACTTCTTCGGGAGAAGCTTCCTTGCTGCCGGTATGGCGGCTGCAAACCAGATTCACCTCGGAGACACCCAGATTTTTAGCGGCAAAGGCACTATTGTAGGCTTCACTGCCGCCGCCTATTACGATTACCTTGTCGCCAAGGGTTTCTTTAGTGGTTGATTTTATGCCCTTCAGGAAATCATTGCCCTTAATCAGGTCTGATTTGGCAGTTTCATCACAGGGAAGCAACAGCCCTTCGTCTACGCCAAGTACCCCGGTGGAGAGCAAAACCGAGTCGTAGCCCTGTTTAAACAGGGTCTGTACGGATTGTACCTGGCAGGAGGTATGAATGGTCACACCCAGGTCGGTGATAGTCTTAATTTCTTTGTTGAGTATCT
Protein-coding sequences here:
- a CDS encoding ABC transporter permease; the protein is MSIKHIITLFNREVIHGPKDVTFIMVVVTPILISLFISLAFGNIFSEKPKLGLTDLGNSQIVNLLKENNTLLIKEYPDEAALKEAATSGAVDMGLVLPADFDTSLIQTNTLKANAYVWGESLAKSRMIIPAVLADTARQITGANVPVEINSISLGDEMNVPWADRLFPFVVLMAMFFSGLMLPASSLIDEKQKRTLEAVNITPATLGEIFTAKGAIGTLLGVVMGLIILALNSAFGNSPLPLILMLGLGSLMASLLGLLAGAFIKDMNTLFAVWKFGGLLLFGPAFIYLFPQIPQWIGYFFPTYYILKPVVDLSVYDAGWTDIALNAGISVILVVILLVAVSKVVSRMSNSALRLYT
- a CDS encoding ABC transporter permease, with amino-acid sequence MNFSVIKALLKKDFSLFLQNRFYMLMTIVGLVFYIIIFFIMPNKVDEQLKAGIYAPVMPPAFSILVADPASSLTSYASLEEAKAAVENGDSQVAIVLPADIMQTWASGGKPEIEIYYASSAPLELRDAVISLVKELSYIQTGQSLTFDTNEQVMGQDMLGEQIPMRNRMVPLLAIFILMMEILSLASLIAEENEQGTARALLVTPMTVPELFAAKGIIGVGMALGQVVLFMLLVGGFNSQPLITLGVLLLGSLMVTGLGFLLASLTKSLMSVTAWGMLLFIILAIPGMGIMFPGLISSWAKVIPSYYLTDTVNRVVNYGADLSVVGGNLLILVGFTAVIVTAGIVVLRRRYQ
- a CDS encoding ABC transporter ATP-binding protein, encoding MSQISISVEKLSYWYGDLKAVNQISFEVTQGEILGFLGPNGAGKTTTQKMLTGQLRPKDGRATLLGFDVAKDTEEIHRRIGICFEQTNLYEQMTALENLQLFADLFGVNSFNGYALLKRVGLAGREKDKVAGYSKGMKQRLMVARSLVNTPSILFMDEPTSGLDPVSSESIRDIILEERKRGATIFLTTHDMWEADKLCDRVAFINEGSIAALDAPVNLKQQYGKRSLIAKVKSANGQLENREIALDTGKTAEEVSKLLSSERVLTLHSEEATLEDIFIKITGRRLTE
- a CDS encoding TetR/AcrR family transcriptional regulator; this translates as MAKAKQSNTSRDKILSAATHLFLNSHDAGKVSIEDIAVKAKVSPTTIYNNFGGRKALVHGVVEKIIDTSLIQAKDIMARPLPFPAKIQLILSNKNDMAGKMPEEILKKLVHMDDDVTALIQEIYQQEIQPMWQKLIADGKAEGYVDPSLSEEAVFIYLKVVRDGFNANAALFEPAKEKINLMMELSRIMMYGFFKKDACLIPDIKSGHAKTG
- a CDS encoding DJ-1 family glyoxalase III produces the protein MSRFAVLLAEGFEEIEFCTITDILRRADLEVKIVGLKNDLTGGSRGIRIMPDMHIDDLKTTDYEVLVLPGGNPGFINMGKDQRVLELIRTAHAENKYMAAICAGPAVLSRAGVIDGKEVAIYPGVKHLLKNCTACDLRVKVEGRLITGRSPQAAMDFALTLMDMFAKPQSAKVVRDEMLV
- the oadA gene encoding sodium-extruding oxaloacetate decarboxylase subunit alpha, with the translated sequence MGIKITDTTLRDAHQSLIATRMRTRDMIDIAARLDKAGFHSLEVWGGATFDSCIRFLNEDPWERLRLIRQKAPNTPLQMLLRGQNLVGYRHYADDVVREFVRLSVKNGIDIFRVFDALNDIRNMEVSIQTAKELKAHVQGTICYTTSPIHTVEKLAEMAVELEKMGCDSICIKDMAGLITPTAAAQLVKSIKSKVKLPVDLHSHCTSGMAPLAYYAAAEAGVDIIDTAFSAFAWGTSQPTTESFVAAFKGTKLDTGLDLELMSEIGEEFNKISASYRCLYTCEATQPSISVLLHQIPGGMISNLVSQLRQQNAFDKLSEVLAEVPRVRADLGHPPLVTPSSQIVGTQAILNVLSGERYKQVTKETKNYLMGYYGKIPGKVNEDIRKAIIGDEKPISVRPGALLEPELPKMKAEGEKLGILKTEEDLLTYAMYPEVAAKFLKGECKEECLLPSTPEAAKPVKTEAKPVPAFSGSAEYSVEVDGEVFTVKVSAKAGVAGEAPKALKPTASHPGAIVSPMQGMLLSLKVKEGDKVTEGEVVATIEAMKMENDVCATVNGVVVEIYAYEGEVVGSKDVIMVIEPDA
- a CDS encoding acetyl-CoA carboxylase biotin carboxylase subunit, which codes for MLNKILVANRGEIAIRVMRACRELGIKTVAVYSDADKGALFVKYADEAYHIGPSQLSESYLNIKKIVAVAKKSGVDGVHPGYGFLSENPGFALALEKAGIKFVGPSSRVIELMGNKIAARREMKKAGVPVLPGTEGCVSGIEQATEAAAAIGYPVIIKPSGGGGGIGMRVANGPDELKDAIESSQKVAGNTFGLAEVYIEKYISNPRHIEIQIMGDSQGNIVYLGERECSIQRRYQKLIEESPSPVITPELRKKMGEVAVKAGKWVNYEGAGTIEFIFSNGQFYFLEANTRVQVEHPVTEMVTGIDIVKEQIMVASGSELSFKQEEVEMRGWAIECRINAEDPLNEFAPSAAKLKGYRSPGGIGVRVDSGVHTRYNIPYLYDPMISKLIVWGRTREEAIARMRRALYEYIIVGVKTNIPFHKAVMVNPNFVAGNLHTHFIEKETTLLDEMKRIMSEEQPLEEKLSEIFDDTRRIAAIAAVTALTQLPAEIDEDEITGV
- a CDS encoding 2TM domain-containing protein; translation: MKQLNDDEIYRIAQKRVKEKKDFYNHLSVYVVINAMIIGIWAFTGSSYPWFIFPLGGWGIGLIFHFLSVFGFMRDESDWESKEIQKEIGRLKKNL
- a CDS encoding 4Fe-4S binding protein; protein product: MAKTKKPVEKLEPAEETKKDGKVVSTKRTKGSEFFWTQSRCTGCNRCASVCPVDAIKLERDKMPTKRVGTSPCTRACPAGLDIPRYVRFVADGNAPAATAVMREKIPFPSVCGYVCFHPCELECQRQKFDEPIAIRALKRYAAENDDGSWKNNLKIAPPTGKKVAIIGSGPAGLTSAYFLTLLGHEATIFESMEYAGGKMFYSIPEHQLPKEILNKEIKTITDLGVTIHTSCQVQSVQTLFKQGYDSVLLSTGVLGVDEGLLLPCDETAKSDLIKGNDFLKGIKSTTKETLGDKVIVIGGGSEAYNSAFAAKNLGVSEVNLVCSRHTGSKEASPEEVDRAIDAGVTVQPSLDFVKLVKLNDKIEGVELFRIRSYGYDKENKLHYEIINDTRRLISADTIITTVAQNDKPGSDYLSVVQPGVFAAGDGISGARSVIEAMAAGRSVAGLIDKYLGGEGNLDETLAPPEKTIKPLGEPKGQNRSQVELNLVKQAGGDKVEIEKTLSPNAAKKEAQRCLRCDIVHQVHDYSLDTSSCTYCGRCVDACYWDAITNGYGYEAAAKKRKAEAAALEEKNSVYNYAIRILPIAIGLMILAAAIAKLST